A stretch of the Enterobacteriaceae bacterium ESL0689 genome encodes the following:
- the rlmC gene encoding 23S rRNA (uracil(747)-C(5))-methyltransferase RlmC translates to MHCTLYDMGRCRSCQWLDRPLTQQIADKMADLRMLLAEIPVAKWEAPVCGPQAGFRNKAKMVVSGSVERPLLGVCHRDGAAQDLTACPLYPARFAPVFAVLKTLIIRAGLTPYNIARRRGELKYLLLTESQLDGGIMLRFVLRSTTKIAQLRAALPWLQTQLPQLKVISANIQPVHMAIIEGEQEILLSEQKALAENFNGVPLWLRPQSFFQTNPHIASQLYATARDWVATLPVSHMWDLFCGVGGFGLHCANAQMRLTGIEIAPEAIASARQSATALGLHNLHFQALDLTQFVSDEEAIPDLVVLNPPRRGAGSQLCDYLSRIAPRYIIYSSCNAKTMAQDIVRLSDYRIERAQLFDMFPHTAHYEVLTLLVRKNQP, encoded by the coding sequence ATGCATTGCACACTTTACGATATGGGACGTTGTCGATCCTGTCAGTGGCTGGATCGGCCGTTAACACAGCAAATCGCCGATAAGATGGCTGATCTCAGGATGTTGCTGGCAGAGATACCGGTCGCGAAATGGGAAGCGCCAGTTTGCGGCCCGCAAGCGGGATTTCGTAATAAAGCCAAAATGGTGGTGAGTGGGAGTGTTGAACGCCCGCTGCTGGGTGTGTGTCATCGTGATGGTGCTGCACAAGATTTGACCGCTTGTCCGCTCTATCCCGCCCGTTTTGCCCCGGTATTTGCGGTGCTGAAAACATTGATTATTCGCGCTGGGTTAACTCCCTATAATATTGCCCGTCGCCGTGGCGAGCTGAAATATCTGTTGTTAACCGAAAGCCAGCTGGATGGCGGGATCATGTTGCGTTTTGTCCTGCGCTCAACGACGAAAATTGCGCAATTGCGCGCGGCGTTACCGTGGCTGCAAACACAATTACCGCAATTAAAAGTTATCAGTGCGAATATCCAGCCAGTACACATGGCCATCATTGAAGGTGAGCAGGAGATTTTGCTCAGTGAACAGAAGGCGCTGGCGGAAAACTTTAACGGTGTACCACTGTGGCTCCGGCCACAAAGTTTTTTCCAGACCAATCCGCATATCGCCAGTCAGCTCTATGCCACGGCCCGTGACTGGGTGGCGACACTGCCCGTCAGCCATATGTGGGATCTGTTTTGTGGTGTTGGCGGATTCGGTCTGCATTGTGCTAATGCGCAGATGCGACTGACCGGCATTGAGATAGCCCCGGAAGCGATAGCCAGTGCCAGACAGTCTGCCACAGCGCTGGGACTGCATAATTTACATTTTCAGGCGCTGGATTTGACGCAGTTTGTGAGTGATGAAGAGGCGATCCCTGATCTGGTGGTGCTCAATCCACCCCGGCGGGGAGCAGGAAGTCAGCTATGTGATTATTTATCCCGGATAGCGCCTCGTTATATTATCTATTCGAGCTGTAACGCAAAGACGATGGCCCAGGATATCGTGCGGTTATCTGATTATAGGATTGAACGTGCGCAGTTGTTCGATATGTTTCCGCACACTGCGCACTATGAAGTCCTGACACTGCTGGTGCGGAAAAACCAGCCGTGA
- a CDS encoding YbjO family protein codes for MALLTKTYSSHARLNVPALIQVAAFAIILNRGIDLIMIVNHLGINGIEEFIHRSVQTWTLTGVFLASLSLVFTEIWCAFALIKGRNLARWILLLTQIIITGYLWAASLGYGYPELFSIAGESKREILHSLLLQKLPDILVLVLIFVPAPCRRFFRLQ; via the coding sequence TTGGCTCTATTGACTAAAACATACTCATCCCATGCCCGGCTTAATGTCCCTGCGCTGATTCAGGTGGCAGCGTTTGCTATCATTCTGAATCGTGGCATTGATTTAATTATGATTGTTAATCATTTAGGTATTAATGGTATCGAGGAATTTATTCATCGTAGCGTACAGACCTGGACATTAACCGGGGTGTTTCTCGCCAGTTTATCGCTGGTATTCACGGAGATCTGGTGTGCCTTTGCGCTGATAAAAGGACGTAATCTGGCACGATGGATTTTGCTGCTGACGCAAATTATTATTACCGGCTATCTTTGGGCGGCTTCACTGGGCTATGGCTACCCGGAGCTGTTTAGTATTGCGGGTGAGTCGAAACGGGAGATTTTGCATTCACTCTTGCTGCAGAAACTGCCCGATATTCTGGTGCTGGTACTGATATTTGTGCCTGCGCCATGCCGTCGGTTTTTCCGCTTACAATAA
- the ybjM gene encoding inner membrane protein YbjM, giving the protein MKSENARIDIICGFCLFTMVFLLLLLSMNCTFQVADYPQMGLLLFLLPGATASCLSSGRRVIRPLLGAMLAMPVCLVIMQLFFTDQDTLWQQLAWLFSAVFWCASGALCSLFIDSWLSRRDKCPLKK; this is encoded by the coding sequence GTGAAATCAGAAAATGCCCGGATCGATATCATTTGCGGCTTCTGTCTATTTACGATGGTCTTTTTATTATTGTTATTAAGTATGAATTGTACTTTTCAGGTCGCCGACTACCCACAGATGGGACTGCTGCTTTTTTTGCTCCCCGGGGCGACCGCAAGCTGTCTTTCTTCCGGCAGACGTGTAATTCGACCCCTGCTGGGGGCGATGCTGGCGATGCCAGTTTGTCTGGTTATCATGCAGCTTTTTTTCACAGACCAGGATACATTATGGCAACAACTCGCCTGGCTGTTCAGTGCGGTGTTCTGGTGTGCCTCAGGGGCGTTATGTTCTCTGTTTATCGATAGCTGGTTAAGCCGCAGAGATAAATGTCCGCTAAAAAAATAA
- a CDS encoding aspartate:alanine antiporter produces the protein MNINVADLLNGNYILLLFVVLALGLCLGKVRIGSVQLGNSIGVLVVSLLLGQQHFSINTDALNLGFMLFIFCVGIEAGPNFFSIFFRDGKNYLMLALVMVGSAVLLATGLGKLLGWDIGLTAGMLAGSMTSTPVLVGAGDSLRHFGLSSEQLALSLDHLSLGYALTYLVGLVSLIVGARYMPRLQHQDLQTSAQQIARERGLDTDSKRKVYLPVIRAYRVGPELVAWTDGKNLRELGIYRQTGCYIERIRRNGILANPDGDAVLQMGDDIALVGYPDAHARLDPSFRNGKEVFDRDLLDMRITTEEIVVKNNSVVGRRLVQLKLTDHGCFLNRVIRSQIEMPIDDNVVLNKGDVLQVSGDARRVKAIADRIGFISIHSQMTDLLAFCAFFIIGLMIGMISFQFSNFSFGLGNAAGLLFAGIMLGFLRANHPTFGYIPQGALNMVKEFGLMVFMAGVGLSAGAGIGNGLGSIGGQMLVAGLIVSLLPVVICFLFGAYVLRMNRAMLFGAMMGARTCAPAMEIISDTARSNIPALGYAGTYAIANVLLTLAGTLIVIIWPGI, from the coding sequence GTGAATATAAATGTTGCAGATTTGTTAAACGGAAATTACATTCTGTTATTATTTGTTGTACTGGCGTTAGGTCTCTGCCTCGGGAAAGTGCGCATTGGCTCAGTACAACTCGGTAATTCCATTGGTGTTTTAGTTGTTTCATTATTATTAGGACAGCAACATTTCAGTATTAATACTGATGCCCTGAATCTGGGGTTTATGTTGTTTATCTTCTGTGTCGGTATCGAAGCCGGCCCCAACTTTTTTTCTATTTTTTTCCGCGACGGGAAAAACTATCTGATGCTCGCCCTGGTGATGGTTGGCAGCGCAGTACTGCTGGCGACAGGCCTGGGAAAACTGCTGGGCTGGGATATTGGTCTGACCGCAGGAATGCTGGCCGGCTCGATGACCTCGACCCCCGTCCTGGTGGGCGCAGGGGACTCATTACGCCATTTTGGCTTATCCAGTGAGCAACTGGCATTATCGCTTGACCATTTGAGTCTGGGTTATGCCCTGACTTATCTGGTTGGCCTGGTCAGTTTGATCGTTGGCGCACGCTATATGCCTCGCTTGCAGCATCAGGATCTGCAAACCAGCGCCCAGCAAATCGCCCGCGAACGTGGGCTTGATACTGACTCGAAACGCAAAGTCTATCTGCCGGTGATTCGCGCCTATCGCGTTGGCCCGGAGCTGGTGGCATGGACCGACGGTAAAAACCTGCGCGAATTGGGCATCTATCGCCAGACAGGCTGTTATATTGAACGGATCCGGCGTAATGGTATTCTGGCAAATCCCGATGGCGATGCGGTACTGCAAATGGGGGATGATATTGCGCTGGTCGGTTATCCGGATGCGCACGCCCGCCTCGATCCCAGCTTCCGTAATGGTAAAGAGGTCTTTGATCGCGACCTGCTGGACATGCGTATCACCACCGAAGAAATTGTGGTGAAAAATAATAGTGTTGTCGGCCGCCGTCTAGTTCAGCTAAAACTGACTGATCATGGTTGCTTCCTGAACCGCGTGATCCGCAGCCAGATTGAAATGCCTATTGATGATAACGTCGTGCTCAATAAAGGCGATGTTTTACAGGTCAGCGGTGATGCTCGCCGGGTTAAAGCCATTGCGGATCGTATCGGTTTTATCTCCATTCACAGCCAGATGACCGACCTGCTGGCTTTCTGCGCCTTTTTTATTATTGGCCTGATGATCGGTATGATCTCTTTCCAGTTCAGTAATTTTAGCTTTGGCCTCGGTAACGCAGCGGGGTTGTTGTTTGCAGGGATTATGCTCGGCTTTTTACGCGCCAACCATCCAACCTTCGGCTACATTCCACAAGGTGCGCTAAACATGGTGAAGGAATTTGGTCTGATGGTATTTATGGCTGGCGTCGGTTTGAGTGCTGGTGCCGGGATCGGCAACGGTCTCGGGTCGATAGGAGGACAGATGCTGGTGGCGGGATTGATCGTTAGCCTGTTACCGGTTGTTATCTGCTTTCTGTTCGGTGCCTATGTTCTGCGTATGAACCGCGCGATGTTATTCGGTGCGATGATGGGGGCACGTACCTGTGCCCCGGCAATGGAAATCATCAGCGATACGGCACGCAGTAACATTCCAGCCCTGGGTTATGCCGGCACTTATGCCATTGCCAATGTGCTGCTCACCCTCGCCGGAACCCTGATTGTTATCATCTGGCCAGGAATTTGA
- the ybjG gene encoding undecaprenyl-diphosphate phosphatase, with product MLENINAVLFNLVNATPVSSPWAIRLATLIARDVIFIIPLLTVALWLWRPAQRPLVFKIILALMISLTLSFLFGYLFPHQRPFAARTGYQFLYHLPDNSFPSNHGTICFTFAVAFLCWHRFWSGTSLMIIACAIAWSRVYLGVHWPLDMLGGLLTGICSCLVAWLLWPVWGCAGYHYLQNQYRSCFSLLIRKGWIRD from the coding sequence ATGCTGGAAAATATCAACGCAGTGCTCTTTAATTTAGTCAACGCCACTCCGGTCTCCTCGCCCTGGGCGATTCGTCTTGCAACGCTGATCGCCCGGGATGTTATTTTTATTATCCCCTTACTGACCGTCGCATTATGGTTATGGCGGCCCGCTCAGCGCCCGCTGGTGTTTAAAATTATCCTCGCATTGATGATAAGCCTTACCCTGTCATTCCTGTTCGGTTATCTGTTTCCCCATCAACGCCCTTTTGCCGCCAGAACAGGTTATCAATTCCTGTATCATTTACCGGACAACTCCTTTCCCAGTAATCACGGCACTATCTGTTTCACTTTTGCGGTAGCCTTTCTGTGCTGGCACCGTTTCTGGTCTGGCACTTCATTGATGATTATTGCCTGTGCGATTGCCTGGTCTCGCGTTTATCTCGGTGTCCACTGGCCGCTGGATATGTTAGGGGGGCTGCTGACCGGAATATGCAGTTGTCTGGTGGCGTGGCTACTCTGGCCAGTCTGGGGATGCGCGGGGTATCACTACCTGCAAAACCAATATCGTTCCTGTTTCTCTCTGCTGATTCGTAAAGGCTGGATACGTGACTAA
- the deoR gene encoding DNA-binding transcriptional repressor DeoR, whose product METRRDERINLLIQALKSSDKLHLKEAAALLGVSEMTIRRDLNGRPEPVVLLGGYIVLEPRSVSHYLLSDQKTRLVDEKRRASHHAASLLKAHQMAFFDCGTTTPWIIDAIDNSLPFTGICYSLNTFLALQEKPQCQVILCGGEFHASNAIFKPLDPGDTLSHLCPDIAFYSAAGIDVKQGATCYNLEELPVKHWAMRSANYHVLVVDHSKFDKIRPARMGDLSHFDVIASDICPDDDLLALAKKQQISLLYG is encoded by the coding sequence ATGGAAACACGTCGTGATGAACGTATTAACTTACTCATTCAGGCACTGAAATCCAGTGATAAACTGCATTTAAAAGAGGCGGCTGCGCTACTTGGTGTCTCAGAAATGACGATTCGTCGCGATCTGAATGGCCGCCCGGAGCCAGTGGTGCTATTGGGGGGGTATATCGTCCTCGAACCACGCAGTGTTAGCCATTATCTGCTGAGTGACCAGAAAACGCGGCTGGTGGATGAAAAGCGCCGTGCCAGTCATCACGCTGCCAGCCTGCTGAAAGCACACCAGATGGCCTTTTTTGACTGCGGCACAACCACCCCGTGGATTATTGACGCGATTGATAATTCGCTCCCCTTTACAGGCATCTGTTATTCACTGAACACGTTTCTCGCGCTCCAGGAAAAACCGCAGTGTCAGGTTATTCTGTGTGGCGGCGAATTTCACGCCAGCAATGCGATATTTAAGCCACTCGACCCCGGCGATACCTTAAGTCATCTCTGCCCGGATATCGCTTTTTATTCAGCGGCTGGCATTGACGTGAAACAAGGCGCAACCTGTTATAACCTCGAAGAGCTTCCGGTTAAACATTGGGCGATGCGCAGTGCAAACTACCATGTGCTGGTGGTTGATCACAGTAAATTCGACAAAATCAGACCCGCGCGCATGGGGGACTTATCCCATTTTGATGTCATCGCCAGTGATATTTGTCCTGACGATGATTTACTGGCACTAGCCAAAAAACAACAGATCTCGCTGCTATATGGATAG
- a CDS encoding serine hydrolase, with translation MTHDTFSFRSLVAGCLFLFFAVPVVQAAEQSADAPVIEARAWILMDYASGKVLSEGQADARLDPASLTKIMTSYVVGQALKSGRIKSTDIVTIGRDAWAKGNPALRGSSVMFLKPDMQVSVADLNKGVIIQSGNDACVAIADYVAGSQDAFVNLMNSYAQKMGLSNTTFMTVHGLSAQGQYSSARDMALLTKAMIHDLPDVYAIHKEKEFTFNKIRQPNRNRLLWKANLNADGVKTGTTDGAGYNLVSSARQGDMRLIAVVLGTKNDRIRFSESEKLLNWGFRFYETVTPVKPGATFATQRVWLGDSNEVRLGAGENSAITLPKGQIKNLRVSYSLADGQLTAPLSKGQVVGTIDFKLNDQMLEQRPLVVMEAVQQGGFFSRMIDFVLMKLYALFS, from the coding sequence ATGACGCATGACACTTTTTCCTTTCGCAGCCTTGTGGCAGGTTGCCTGTTTCTTTTTTTTGCTGTGCCGGTTGTGCAGGCGGCAGAACAGTCCGCTGATGCACCGGTGATAGAGGCGCGAGCCTGGATTCTGATGGATTATGCCAGTGGCAAAGTGCTCAGTGAAGGTCAGGCTGACGCCAGACTGGATCCGGCAAGTTTAACCAAAATTATGACCAGCTATGTGGTGGGTCAGGCATTAAAATCGGGCAGAATAAAATCGACCGATATCGTGACTATTGGCCGTGATGCATGGGCCAAAGGGAATCCTGCCTTGCGTGGTTCATCAGTGATGTTCCTTAAACCAGATATGCAAGTCTCTGTTGCTGATCTGAATAAGGGCGTTATCATTCAGTCCGGTAATGACGCCTGTGTGGCGATTGCCGACTATGTGGCGGGAAGTCAGGATGCGTTTGTCAACCTGATGAATAGTTATGCGCAAAAGATGGGATTGAGCAATACCACTTTTATGACGGTTCATGGTCTGAGCGCCCAGGGGCAATACAGCAGTGCGCGCGATATGGCATTGCTGACGAAAGCCATGATCCATGACCTGCCTGATGTCTATGCCATTCATAAAGAAAAAGAGTTCACTTTTAATAAAATTCGTCAGCCTAATCGCAACCGATTGTTATGGAAAGCTAATCTCAATGCCGATGGTGTGAAAACCGGCACCACAGATGGCGCAGGCTATAACCTCGTCTCCTCGGCGCGCCAGGGAGATATGCGTCTGATTGCCGTGGTGCTGGGGACAAAGAATGATCGCATCCGCTTTTCTGAATCAGAAAAATTACTGAACTGGGGTTTTCGCTTTTATGAAACGGTGACACCGGTTAAGCCTGGTGCCACCTTTGCCACGCAACGTGTGTGGCTGGGTGATAGTAATGAAGTCCGGCTGGGGGCGGGAGAGAATAGCGCCATTACCTTACCGAAAGGGCAGATAAAGAATCTGCGCGTCAGTTACAGCCTGGCAGACGGACAACTGACCGCGCCACTCAGTAAAGGGCAGGTGGTGGGAACCATTGATTTTAAACTTAATGATCAGATGCTTGAACAGCGGCCATTAGTTGTTATGGAGGCCGTACAGCAGGGGGGCTTCTTTAGCCGGATGATCGACTTTGTGCTGATGAAACTGTACGCCCTGTTTTCATAG